One genomic window of Anthonomus grandis grandis chromosome 3, icAntGran1.3, whole genome shotgun sequence includes the following:
- the LOC126734555 gene encoding cytochrome c oxidase subunit 4 isoform 1, mitochondrial-like gives MVEMNFLRPARSIMRVFTRKMGYGIENRDPYWLERIGTRDWVGHGCNSLPIYADQMAFPFPAIRWKETTPELQGLYEKSKGDWRLLTKEEKKTLYRANFCQTFAEMKALNGDFAEPMGHALLLCSAGMLIFIYLQLFVYEELPESFSPSSQRAQLRRQIDLHMNPVRGLSSYWDYDKMDWKSEYRSWRTPPNPFVKCDDD, from the exons atgGTCGAAATGAACTTTCTAAGACCAGCCAGGTCAATTATGCGAGTTTTCACAAGAAAAATGGGCTATGGGATTGAAAATCGCGATCCCTATTGGCTGGAACGTATCGGAACGCGAGACTGGGTTGGGCATG GTTGCAACAGCCTTCCGATCTACGCGGACCAAATGGCGTTTCCATTCCCCGCGATCCGTTGGAAGGAAACCACCCCAGAGTTACAAGGTCTCTATGAGAAATCTAAGGGCGACTGGAGACTGTTGACCAAAGAGGAGAAAAAGACACTTTATAGGGCGAATTTTTGTCAAACTTTTGCTGAAATGAAAGCGCTTAATG GTGATTTTGCTGAACCTATGGGGCATGCTTTGCTGCTCTGCTCAGCCGGGATGTTGATCTTCATTTACCTCCAGTTGTTCGTCTACGAAGAATTACCGGAATCTTTTTCACCGTCGTCGCAAAGGGCTCAGTTAAGGCGACAAATCGACTTACACATGAACCCCGTTCGGGGTTTATCGTCTTATTGGGACTATGACAAGATGGATTGGAAGTCTGAATATCGCTCCTGGAGGACCCCTCCCAATCCGTTTGTGAAGTGTGATGATGATTAg